Proteins found in one Oribacterium sp. oral taxon 102 genomic segment:
- a CDS encoding NAD(P)H-dependent glycerol-3-phosphate dehydrogenase yields the protein MKAAVIGAGTWGTALAIVLAKNGHEVMLWSKFPAEIKELMETRRHRNLPGAVLPENITGETALRAVCEDCAVLVLAVPSIYVRETAREMSPYVSPGKIVVTVAKGIEEGSLLTMTELVEQEIPAARAAVLSGPTHAEEVSRLLPTTIVAGAREEQTARFVQDCFMNESFRVYINTDVKGVEIGAALKNVIALAAGMADGLGYGDNTKAALITRGIAEISRLGMKMGCRPETFAGLSGIGDLIVTCASMHSRNRRAGILIGEGRNYEEAMREVGQVVEGVYAAKAALELSERYEVSMPIVEKVNEILFAGKPVREAVRELMLRDRKEEGI from the coding sequence ATGAAGGCAGCGGTAATCGGCGCGGGAACATGGGGAACGGCTCTGGCAATCGTACTGGCGAAGAACGGGCACGAGGTAATGCTCTGGTCGAAGTTTCCCGCAGAGATCAAAGAGCTGATGGAGACACGCCGCCACAGGAATCTGCCGGGAGCGGTGCTGCCGGAAAATATCACCGGAGAGACAGCACTGCGTGCTGTCTGTGAGGACTGTGCAGTGCTGGTTCTCGCAGTGCCTTCGATCTATGTTCGGGAAACAGCGCGGGAGATGTCTCCCTATGTCTCTCCCGGAAAGATCGTCGTCACGGTAGCGAAGGGCATCGAGGAGGGCAGCCTCCTCACCATGACGGAGCTCGTGGAGCAGGAAATCCCGGCAGCGCGCGCAGCGGTTCTCTCCGGACCGACGCATGCGGAGGAGGTATCGCGTCTGCTGCCGACAACCATCGTCGCGGGTGCACGGGAGGAGCAGACTGCCCGCTTCGTACAGGACTGCTTCATGAATGAGAGCTTCCGGGTCTATATCAATACGGATGTAAAGGGAGTCGAGATCGGTGCAGCGCTGAAAAACGTTATCGCGCTCGCTGCGGGGATGGCGGACGGACTTGGCTACGGCGACAATACGAAGGCTGCACTGATTACCCGCGGCATCGCGGAGATTTCCCGCCTCGGCATGAAGATGGGCTGTCGGCCGGAGACCTTCGCCGGGCTGTCCGGCATCGGGGATCTGATCGTCACCTGCGCTTCCATGCATTCGAGAAACCGCCGTGCCGGAATCCTGATCGGCGAGGGCAGGAACTATGAGGAGGCAATGCGTGAGGTCGGACAGGTCGTCGAGGGCGTCTATGCCGCGAAGGCGGCGTTGGAGCTTTCGGAACGATATGAAGTCAGTATGCCGATCGTAGAGAAGGTAAACGAGATCCTCTTTGCCGGCAAGCCGGTCCGCGAGGCAGTTCGCGAGCTGATGCTCCGGGATCGAAAGGAAGAGGGAATATAA
- the plsY gene encoding glycerol-3-phosphate 1-O-acyltransferase PlsY, which translates to MDLMHSCIALLIGFLFGNIPNGYLYARSQGHDIFKEGSGNPGSTNVLRTMGKKAGATVLLMDIAKTVFPIFLLTLLWRVESPALRAQLSLVTGFGAILGHDFTVIPKLKGGKGVACTGALLLVFDFRLALLLLAVFIGIVLISGYVSLGSIIGVSLFFLSVLLFGRSGWLPVTEQTYLSCTLLSFLIAALCIFQHRANIQRLLHGRENRFGHKK; encoded by the coding sequence ATGGATCTCATGCACAGTTGTATCGCCCTGCTGATCGGCTTCCTCTTCGGCAATATTCCGAACGGCTATCTTTATGCACGGTCGCAGGGGCATGATATTTTCAAGGAGGGCTCCGGCAATCCCGGCAGCACCAATGTGCTTCGCACAATGGGGAAGAAGGCCGGTGCGACGGTACTGCTGATGGACATCGCGAAGACTGTCTTTCCGATCTTCCTGCTCACGCTGCTGTGGAGGGTGGAGAGCCCTGCGCTGCGGGCGCAGCTCAGTCTCGTGACAGGCTTCGGCGCGATCCTCGGACATGATTTCACTGTCATTCCGAAATTAAAGGGCGGAAAGGGCGTCGCCTGCACCGGCGCGCTGCTGCTGGTCTTCGACTTCCGGCTGGCGCTGCTGCTCCTCGCTGTATTTATCGGAATCGTTCTCATAAGCGGCTATGTGAGTCTGGGCTCCATCATCGGGGTAAGCCTGTTTTTCCTCTCCGTGCTGCTTTTCGGGCGGAGCGGCTGGCTCCCTGTCACAGAACAGACCTATTTATCATGTACGCTGCTGAGCTTCCTGATCGCAGCACTCTGCATCTTCCAGCATCGTGCAAACATTCAGAGGCTTCTGCACGGCAGAGAGAATCGGTTCGGACATAAAAAATAA
- the der gene encoding ribosome biogenesis GTPase Der, which yields MRKAIVAVVGRPNVGKSTLFNVIAGKQISIVQDTPGVTRDRIYADASWLNYHFTLVDTGGIEPDAQDVILSQMRSQAELAIDTADVILFVTDVRTGVVDTDYEVAEMLRKSGKPVVLCVNKVDSFQKFGNDIYEFYSLGLGDPFGVSSVNQLGLGDLLDEVVKHFPAELSTEEEDDTVKIALIGKPNVGKSSLVNKLLGQNRVIVSEIAGTTRDAIDTEVVHNGEHYIFIDTAGLRRKGRVSDDIERYSVIRTVAAVDRANICIVMIDATQGVTAEDARIAGIAHESGKGVIIAVNKWDAIEKTDKTMQEFKKTMKETFAYMDYAEFLFISAETGQRLHKIFEMVNFVRQNQTLRIKTGVLNEIMAKATAMKQPPSDKGKRLKLYYITQIGVEPPAFVIFVNARELMHFSYTRYIENQIREAFGFVGTPLRFIIRERGEENV from the coding sequence ATGAGGAAAGCAATCGTAGCAGTAGTGGGACGACCGAATGTCGGAAAGTCCACACTCTTTAACGTGATCGCGGGGAAGCAGATCTCCATCGTACAGGATACGCCGGGTGTGACACGGGATCGGATCTATGCGGATGCGAGCTGGCTGAACTATCATTTCACACTGGTGGATACCGGCGGGATCGAGCCGGATGCGCAGGACGTGATCCTGAGCCAGATGCGTTCCCAGGCGGAGCTTGCCATCGATACGGCAGACGTCATTCTCTTCGTGACGGATGTCCGTACCGGCGTAGTGGACACGGATTATGAGGTGGCGGAGATGCTCCGGAAGTCCGGGAAGCCGGTCGTGCTCTGTGTAAATAAGGTAGACAGCTTTCAGAAGTTCGGAAACGATATTTATGAGTTCTACAGTCTCGGACTGGGAGATCCGTTCGGTGTTTCCTCTGTGAATCAGCTCGGACTGGGAGATCTGCTGGACGAGGTCGTGAAGCACTTCCCGGCGGAGCTGAGTACGGAGGAAGAGGACGATACTGTGAAGATCGCGCTGATCGGGAAGCCGAATGTCGGCAAGAGCTCCCTCGTCAACAAGCTGCTCGGACAGAACAGGGTCATCGTCTCGGAGATCGCGGGTACGACGAGGGATGCGATCGATACGGAGGTCGTACACAACGGAGAGCACTATATTTTCATCGATACCGCCGGACTTCGGCGGAAGGGCAGAGTCAGTGACGATATCGAACGCTATTCCGTCATTCGTACCGTCGCTGCGGTGGATCGCGCGAATATCTGCATCGTGATGATTGATGCGACGCAGGGCGTGACGGCGGAGGATGCCCGGATCGCCGGGATTGCCCATGAGTCCGGGAAGGGCGTCATTATCGCCGTCAATAAATGGGACGCCATTGAGAAGACGGACAAGACCATGCAGGAATTCAAGAAGACCATGAAGGAGACATTTGCCTATATGGACTATGCGGAATTCCTCTTCATTTCCGCAGAAACCGGACAGCGTCTGCACAAAATCTTCGAAATGGTAAATTTCGTCCGGCAGAACCAGACGCTCCGCATCAAGACCGGCGTGCTGAACGAGATCATGGCGAAGGCAACGGCGATGAAGCAGCCGCCCTCTGACAAGGGAAAGCGGCTGAAGCTCTACTATATCACGCAGATCGGCGTGGAACCGCCCGCCTTCGTCATCTTCGTGAACGCCCGCGAGCTGATGCACTTCTCCTATACGAGATACATCGAGAATCAGATCCGGGAAGCGTTCGGCTTCGTTGGTACCCCGCTTCGGTTTATTATCCGCGAAAGAGGGGAGGAAAATGTCTGA
- a CDS encoding branched-chain amino acid ABC transporter permease, whose amino-acid sequence MSFISYFFSGVSLGSVYAIIALGYTMVYGIAKMLNFAHGDILMVGSYAAFLALNTLGLPIPVAVLLSVLVCTLLGVLTERVAYKPLRQANSLSVLITAIGVSYLLQNLALLLFGANPKSFSSFVPLAPLRFRDGALTISGETVVTIVVCLLIVGGLLLFINRTKAGQAMLAVSEDKGAATLMGVNVNRTIAMTFAIGSALAAIGGILLCSAYPTLTPTTGAMPGIKAFVAAVLGGIGSIPGAFIGGILLGVLENLSKAYISSKLSDVIVFSVLIVVLLVKPTGILGKKVMEKV is encoded by the coding sequence ATGAGCTTTATATCCTATTTTTTCAGCGGCGTGAGTCTCGGCTCCGTCTATGCCATCATTGCGTTGGGCTACACCATGGTGTATGGGATCGCAAAGATGCTGAATTTTGCGCACGGAGACATCCTGATGGTCGGGAGCTATGCCGCTTTCCTTGCACTGAATACGCTGGGACTGCCGATTCCCGTGGCAGTTCTTCTCTCCGTGCTGGTCTGTACTCTGCTGGGCGTTCTGACCGAGAGAGTGGCGTATAAACCGCTTCGGCAGGCGAATTCCCTGTCGGTGCTGATCACCGCAATCGGGGTATCCTATCTCCTGCAGAATCTGGCGCTGCTCCTCTTCGGCGCGAATCCGAAAAGCTTCAGCTCCTTCGTGCCGCTTGCACCGCTTCGCTTCCGGGATGGCGCGCTGACGATCTCCGGAGAGACGGTGGTGACAATTGTGGTCTGCCTGCTGATCGTCGGCGGACTCCTGCTCTTTATCAACCGTACCAAGGCAGGGCAGGCGATGCTCGCCGTCTCGGAGGACAAGGGCGCAGCGACGCTGATGGGCGTCAATGTGAACCGTACGATCGCCATGACCTTTGCGATCGGCTCCGCGCTGGCGGCAATCGGCGGCATCCTACTCTGCTCGGCGTATCCGACCCTGACCCCGACGACCGGCGCGATGCCCGGCATCAAGGCGTTTGTCGCCGCCGTGCTCGGCGGGATCGGTTCGATTCCGGGCGCCTTCATCGGAGGGATTCTCCTCGGGGTGCTCGAGAACCTGTCCAAGGCGTATATTTCCTCGAAGCTTTCGGATGTCATTGTGTTTTCTGTGCTGATCGTTGTACTTCTGGTGAAGCCGACCGGGATTCTCGGCAAGAAGGTCATGGAGAAGGTATAG
- a CDS encoding VanW family protein, translating into MAQYNGYQDRNGSGRMRGQSRGRTSGGSRGGDVRQAAGSRGYSGGSGRYSKYKKKKRNGMPPLLGGLGVLAIALICVFALRMGIPGGKNGEDESAPKESTEAYDPNVIHEDIYLDYSALDASAALLNLKGMNRQQLIDKLKGSYDWRLTVKNENPNLDHFKLPELSEQAETSSAGAGSTDNEGTEEIVKIDNPLKNVTIRPEKGSFAVPDLLSENVEQLAEKIFADYQSSQETIETEAGTAESETEKQGFFSFMKKKETETSTETETTTEAVSADYRLELPDFSSQLSDLSSQLALVWDMPPVNGDIVSFDASSGEFVFGGTVDGYRINAEETASKLLTAVRDGSYDAEIPASGEKLAASSASIRDQYKTIGSFTTNTTSNSIRNQNVKLAAQAVNGTVLKPGEEFSFNEVVGQRTAEKGYGAAAAYNGGEVVQEVGGGVCQVSSTLYNAVFRSGLTTTYRRSHTFAPNYVRPGSDATISWGGPDYRFVNSSKHAIGIRAWYKDQTCTVQLYGIPVLPEGESWDLVTEKVEDLPVPAPQIITPEQGAESNGSAGSRWIAYKIIRKNGKEQKIEDHKVTYKGHTPKKYAEGVTSAAESTPVESASETETAESTETKKQTDAVQEAPTTAERSGNIDAHPGSESEGNTDNDRIPAGPGL; encoded by the coding sequence ATGGCGCAGTATAACGGTTATCAGGATAGAAACGGCTCCGGCAGGATGCGGGGGCAGTCCCGCGGACGGACGTCGGGAGGCTCCCGCGGCGGGGATGTGCGACAGGCGGCAGGCAGCAGAGGCTATTCCGGAGGGAGCGGCAGATACAGTAAATATAAAAAGAAAAAAAGAAACGGCATGCCTCCGCTGCTCGGCGGACTCGGTGTGCTTGCCATAGCCCTCATCTGCGTTTTCGCTCTGCGGATGGGAATTCCCGGGGGAAAGAACGGAGAGGACGAGAGCGCGCCGAAGGAAAGCACGGAGGCATACGACCCGAATGTGATCCACGAGGACATTTACCTCGATTATTCGGCACTGGATGCTTCGGCAGCGCTTCTGAACCTGAAGGGCATGAACCGGCAGCAGCTGATCGATAAGCTGAAGGGAAGCTACGATTGGAGGCTGACCGTCAAAAATGAAAATCCGAATCTCGATCACTTCAAGCTGCCGGAGCTTTCGGAGCAGGCAGAGACGAGCAGTGCGGGCGCCGGCAGTACGGACAATGAGGGCACAGAGGAGATCGTAAAGATCGACAATCCCCTGAAAAATGTGACGATACGTCCGGAAAAGGGCAGCTTCGCCGTACCGGATCTGCTTTCGGAGAACGTAGAACAGCTGGCAGAGAAGATCTTTGCCGACTATCAGTCAAGTCAGGAAACCATAGAGACAGAAGCAGGCACAGCGGAGAGTGAGACGGAGAAGCAGGGCTTCTTCTCTTTCATGAAGAAAAAAGAGACGGAGACAAGTACGGAGACAGAGACGACGACCGAGGCGGTCAGCGCGGACTACCGGCTGGAGCTCCCGGATTTTTCATCGCAGCTCTCTGATCTTTCGTCGCAGCTCGCGCTCGTATGGGATATGCCGCCGGTGAACGGCGATATTGTCTCCTTCGATGCGTCCAGCGGCGAGTTCGTTTTCGGCGGCACGGTAGACGGCTACAGAATCAATGCGGAGGAAACCGCATCGAAGCTGCTCACGGCAGTACGGGACGGCAGCTACGATGCAGAGATTCCCGCCTCGGGAGAGAAGCTCGCAGCATCCTCAGCGTCAATCAGGGATCAATATAAGACGATCGGCAGCTTCACAACGAACACCACCTCGAATTCTATCCGGAACCAGAATGTGAAGCTCGCTGCGCAGGCTGTGAACGGCACCGTGCTGAAGCCGGGGGAGGAGTTCTCCTTCAATGAGGTGGTCGGACAGAGAACCGCAGAGAAGGGCTATGGCGCCGCAGCGGCATATAATGGCGGAGAGGTGGTGCAGGAGGTCGGCGGCGGCGTCTGTCAGGTATCCTCTACCCTCTACAACGCCGTATTCCGCAGCGGTCTGACGACGACCTACCGCCGCTCCCATACCTTCGCGCCGAACTATGTCCGCCCAGGCTCAGATGCGACGATCTCCTGGGGCGGTCCGGACTACCGCTTCGTGAACAGCTCGAAGCACGCGATCGGTATCCGCGCCTGGTATAAGGATCAGACCTGTACGGTGCAGCTCTACGGCATCCCTGTCCTCCCGGAGGGAGAAAGCTGGGATCTCGTTACGGAGAAGGTAGAGGATCTGCCGGTTCCCGCACCGCAGATCATCACGCCGGAGCAGGGCGCTGAGAGCAACGGTTCGGCGGGCTCCCGCTGGATCGCTTACAAGATTATCCGGAAGAACGGCAAGGAGCAGAAGATAGAGGATCACAAGGTGACCTACAAGGGACATACGCCGAAGAAATATGCGGAGGGTGTAACCAGTGCAGCGGAGAGTACGCCCGTGGAGAGCGCGTCCGAGACGGAAACCGCGGAGAGCACGGAGACGAAGAAGCAGACCGATGCGGTGCAGGAGGCGCCGACCACCGCGGAGCGCTCCGGGAACATCGATGCGCATCCGGGAAGCGAGAGCGAAGGCAATACGGACAATGATCGGATTCCGGCAGGTCCGGGGCTGTGA
- a CDS encoding ABC transporter substrate-binding protein: MKKRAYAASMAMIMTAALAACGNSGSGSASTSAAGESAAASEAEGLSWKIGSQGPLTGGAAVYGNAVVNGAEVAIQEINANGGINGYPISYKKADDEHDQEKAINAYNSLKDWGMQFLVGPTTSAPTIAVGAEAEADNLFILSPSGSAVECTAPKNVFRICFSDPAQGAKSAQYIGEHKLAAKIGIIYDSSDVYSTGIHDSFVQEAPGYGLEVVADEQFTADSNKDFSTQLQKMKDSGAELVFLPFYYTEAALVLTQANTMGFQPTFFGCDGMDGILNMENFDTSLAEGLMLLTPFAADATDERTVNFVKSYKESYSETPIQFAADAYDAVYVLKAAAEKANLSPDMTAAELGTKMEETVPTLTLDGLTGAGMTWNENGDVDKEPKAVVIKDGVYVSAE, from the coding sequence ATGAAGAAGAGAGCATATGCAGCTTCCATGGCGATGATCATGACGGCAGCGCTGGCTGCCTGTGGGAATTCCGGCAGCGGCAGCGCTTCGACGAGCGCGGCGGGAGAATCTGCCGCAGCATCCGAAGCGGAGGGGCTGAGCTGGAAGATCGGCTCGCAGGGGCCCCTGACAGGAGGCGCGGCAGTATACGGCAATGCGGTCGTGAACGGTGCGGAGGTCGCGATTCAGGAGATCAATGCGAACGGCGGCATCAACGGTTATCCGATTTCCTATAAAAAGGCGGACGATGAGCACGATCAGGAGAAGGCGATCAATGCTTACAATTCTCTGAAGGATTGGGGAATGCAGTTCCTCGTAGGCCCGACGACCTCGGCTCCGACGATCGCAGTCGGCGCGGAGGCAGAGGCGGACAACCTGTTCATTCTCTCTCCGTCCGGTTCCGCTGTGGAGTGTACGGCTCCCAAAAACGTATTCCGCATCTGCTTCTCCGATCCGGCACAGGGCGCGAAGTCCGCACAGTATATCGGAGAGCATAAGCTCGCGGCAAAGATCGGCATCATCTATGATTCCTCCGATGTGTATTCCACAGGAATCCATGATTCCTTTGTGCAGGAGGCGCCGGGCTACGGGCTCGAGGTCGTCGCAGACGAGCAGTTCACCGCAGATTCCAACAAGGATTTCTCGACCCAGCTCCAGAAGATGAAGGACAGCGGCGCGGAGCTCGTATTCCTGCCGTTCTATTACACCGAGGCGGCGTTGGTGCTGACGCAGGCAAATACCATGGGCTTCCAGCCGACCTTCTTCGGCTGCGACGGGATGGATGGCATCCTGAATATGGAGAACTTCGATACCTCCCTTGCTGAGGGGCTGATGCTTCTGACACCGTTTGCAGCGGATGCAACAGACGAGCGTACGGTGAATTTCGTGAAGAGCTATAAGGAGAGCTACAGCGAGACCCCGATCCAATTCGCAGCAGATGCCTATGATGCGGTGTATGTCCTGAAGGCCGCGGCAGAAAAGGCGAACCTGAGCCCGGACATGACAGCCGCAGAGCTCGGCACGAAGATGGAGGAGACAGTTCCGACGCTGACCCTCGACGGACTGACCGGTGCCGGCATGACATGGAACGAGAACGGCGACGTGGACAAGGAGCCGAAGGCAGTCGTCATTAAGGACGGTGTCTACGTTTCCGCGGAGTAA
- the nifJ gene encoding pyruvate:ferredoxin (flavodoxin) oxidoreductase codes for MARKMKTMDGNQAAAHASYAFSEVAAIFPITPSSVMPEHVDEWATEGRQNILGEAVQVTEMQSEAGAAGAVHGALAAGALTTTFTASQGLLLMIPDIYKVAGEQLPGVFDVSARAVASHALSIFGDHSDVMACRQTGAALLCESSVQEVMDLTPVAHLAALKGRIPFINFFDGFRTSHEIQKIEEWDYEDLKDMVDWEYIDAFRARSLNPNHPVERGSAQNPDIFFQAREASNPYYDALPAIVQEYMDKVNAKIGTNYKLFNYYGAADAEHVIIAMGSVNDTIEETIDYLVKTEGAKVGVVKVRLYRPFSAEALIEALPETVKTISVLDRTKEPGSIGEPLYLDVVAALSGSKFAAVKILSGRYGLGSKDTTPGQIVSVYRNQDKKRFTIGIHDDVTYLSLPDGPALVTTPEGTVNCKFWGLGADGTVGANKNSIKIIGDNTDMYAQAYFDYDSKKSGGVTMSHLRFGKKPIKSTYLIRRANFVACHNPAYMTKFNMVQELVDGGTFLLNCTWSKDEVGKHIPGQVKKYMAEHHIKFYIINGVKIGIETGMGPTRINTILQSAFFTLTGIIPKEEANQLMKSAAQKTYGRKGEDVVKKNWDAIDAGANAFEEITVPAEWADCEDEGLEFTTKTEGRKDVLDFVNNIQNAVSAQEGNSLPVSAFNDYVDGSTPVGSAAYEKRGIAVNVPLWNPDNCIECNFCSYVCPHGVIRPFAFTEEEVAAAPAGMRVKGLNGMAGYQFGIKISALDCVGCGSCANVCPGMKGEKALTMVPIAEQYGEQKYFDYAVKLPIKDDVVAKFKETTVKGSQFKQPLFEFSGACPGCGETPYAKLITQLFGDRMYIANATGCSSIWGNSSPSTPYTVNAKGQGPAWDNSLFEDNAEFGYGMLLAQNAIRDRLRKQVERIAEADASVKAAAQEYLDTFAVGATNGTATNKLLAALEGKTDEISLDLLKNKDFLAKKSQWIFGGDGWAYDIGFGGLDHVLASGKDINVMVFDTEVYSNTGGQSSKATPTGAVAQFAAGGKDTKKKDLAGIAMSYGYVYVAHIAMGADMAQTVKAISEAEAYPGPSLIIAYAPCINHGIKKGMAKAQTEEKLAVESGYWNNFRFNPLGGDKKFSLDSKEPKFEGYQEFLKGEVRYLSLALKNPERAAALDAKNEAEAKERYEHLKKLVELYNN; via the coding sequence ATGGCAAGAAAAATGAAAACTATGGATGGAAACCAGGCAGCGGCACACGCTTCGTATGCTTTCTCCGAAGTAGCCGCTATCTTTCCCATCACACCGTCATCCGTCATGCCGGAGCATGTAGATGAGTGGGCGACCGAAGGCAGACAGAACATTCTCGGCGAGGCGGTACAGGTTACCGAGATGCAGTCCGAGGCAGGCGCCGCAGGTGCTGTGCACGGCGCTCTCGCCGCAGGCGCGCTGACGACGACCTTCACGGCTTCTCAGGGGCTTCTCCTGATGATCCCGGACATCTACAAGGTTGCCGGAGAGCAGCTCCCGGGTGTATTCGACGTTTCCGCCCGTGCGGTCGCGTCTCACGCGCTCTCCATCTTCGGCGATCATTCCGACGTGATGGCATGCCGTCAGACCGGTGCCGCTCTGCTCTGTGAGTCCTCGGTTCAGGAGGTTATGGATTTAACCCCGGTGGCTCATCTCGCAGCATTAAAGGGAAGGATTCCGTTCATCAACTTCTTCGACGGCTTCCGTACCTCTCACGAGATCCAGAAGATCGAGGAGTGGGACTATGAGGATTTGAAGGATATGGTGGATTGGGAGTACATCGATGCCTTCCGCGCACGTTCCCTCAATCCGAACCACCCGGTAGAGAGAGGCTCTGCGCAGAACCCGGATATCTTCTTCCAGGCACGCGAGGCTTCCAATCCTTACTATGATGCACTTCCCGCTATTGTCCAGGAGTACATGGACAAGGTTAATGCAAAGATCGGCACGAATTATAAGCTCTTCAACTACTATGGTGCAGCGGATGCGGAGCATGTCATCATCGCGATGGGCTCTGTAAATGACACCATCGAGGAGACCATCGACTACCTCGTAAAGACCGAGGGCGCCAAGGTCGGCGTGGTGAAGGTACGCCTGTACAGACCGTTCTCCGCAGAGGCACTGATCGAGGCGCTGCCGGAGACCGTGAAGACCATCTCCGTGCTTGATCGGACGAAGGAGCCGGGCTCTATCGGTGAGCCGCTCTACCTCGATGTGGTTGCTGCGCTTTCCGGCAGCAAATTCGCAGCTGTGAAGATCCTTTCCGGCCGCTACGGCCTCGGCTCCAAGGATACGACGCCGGGACAGATCGTTTCCGTATACAGAAATCAGGACAAGAAGAGATTCACCATCGGCATCCATGACGATGTGACCTATCTTTCTCTTCCGGACGGCCCGGCACTCGTTACGACTCCGGAGGGAACCGTGAACTGTAAGTTCTGGGGACTCGGCGCGGACGGTACCGTAGGTGCGAACAAGAACTCTATCAAGATCATCGGCGACAATACCGATATGTACGCACAGGCTTACTTCGACTATGACTCCAAGAAGTCCGGCGGCGTAACCATGTCTCACCTCCGCTTCGGCAAGAAGCCGATCAAGTCGACCTATCTGATTCGCAGAGCGAACTTCGTAGCCTGCCACAATCCGGCATACATGACCAAGTTCAACATGGTGCAGGAGCTGGTAGACGGCGGAACCTTCCTCCTGAACTGCACCTGGTCCAAGGATGAGGTCGGGAAGCACATCCCCGGACAGGTCAAGAAGTACATGGCGGAGCATCATATCAAGTTCTACATCATCAACGGCGTGAAGATCGGTATCGAGACCGGCATGGGTCCGACCCGTATCAATACGATTCTGCAGTCCGCTTTCTTTACGCTGACCGGAATCATCCCGAAGGAAGAAGCGAACCAGCTGATGAAGTCCGCCGCACAGAAGACCTACGGACGGAAGGGCGAGGATGTCGTAAAGAAGAACTGGGATGCGATCGACGCAGGCGCCAACGCCTTCGAGGAGATCACGGTTCCGGCAGAGTGGGCAGACTGTGAGGACGAGGGCCTCGAGTTCACCACTAAGACAGAGGGCAGAAAGGATGTTCTGGACTTCGTCAACAATATTCAGAACGCCGTTTCCGCACAGGAGGGCAACAGTCTTCCGGTATCCGCCTTCAACGATTATGTGGATGGCTCTACGCCGGTCGGCAGTGCAGCCTATGAGAAGCGCGGCATCGCCGTAAACGTTCCGTTATGGAATCCGGACAACTGTATCGAATGTAATTTCTGTTCCTATGTCTGCCCGCACGGCGTCATCCGCCCGTTCGCCTTCACAGAGGAGGAGGTCGCCGCAGCACCTGCCGGCATGAGAGTCAAGGGGCTGAACGGCATGGCAGGCTATCAGTTCGGCATCAAGATTTCCGCGCTCGACTGCGTTGGCTGCGGCTCCTGCGCGAACGTATGTCCGGGTATGAAGGGAGAGAAGGCGCTTACCATGGTTCCGATCGCAGAGCAGTATGGAGAGCAGAAGTATTTCGATTATGCTGTGAAACTACCGATCAAGGACGATGTCGTGGCGAAGTTCAAGGAAACTACGGTGAAGGGCTCGCAGTTCAAGCAGCCTCTCTTCGAGTTCTCCGGCGCCTGCCCGGGCTGCGGAGAGACACCGTACGCGAAGCTGATCACGCAGCTTTTCGGCGACAGGATGTATATCGCCAACGCGACAGGATGCTCCTCGATCTGGGGGAATTCCTCTCCGTCTACGCCGTACACTGTCAATGCCAAGGGACAGGGTCCGGCATGGGACAACTCTCTCTTTGAGGACAATGCCGAGTTCGGCTACGGTATGCTGCTCGCACAAAATGCGATTCGCGACCGTCTCCGGAAGCAGGTAGAGAGAATCGCCGAAGCAGACGCCTCCGTAAAGGCAGCCGCACAGGAGTATCTGGATACCTTCGCTGTCGGTGCGACCAACGGTACGGCAACCAATAAGCTGCTCGCAGCGCTGGAGGGTAAGACCGATGAGATCTCCCTCGACCTTCTGAAGAATAAGGATTTCCTCGCGAAGAAGAGCCAGTGGATCTTCGGCGGCGACGGCTGGGCTTACGATATCGGCTTCGGCGGTCTCGACCATGTGCTCGCTTCCGGTAAGGATATCAATGTCATGGTATTCGACACCGAGGTTTACTCCAATACGGGCGGACAGTCCTCCAAGGCTACCCCGACCGGTGCTGTCGCACAGTTCGCTGCCGGCGGTAAGGATACGAAGAAGAAGGATCTTGCCGGGATCGCAATGTCCTACGGCTATGTATATGTAGCGCATATTGCAATGGGCGCAGATATGGCGCAGACTGTAAAGGCGATCTCCGAGGCAGAGGCATATCCGGGACCGTCCCTGATCATCGCCTATGCTCCGTGTATCAACCACGGCATCAAGAAGGGCATGGCGAAGGCACAGACCGAGGAGAAGCTCGCCGTAGAGTCCGGATACTGGAACAACTTCCGCTTCAACCCGCTGGGCGGCGACAAGAAGTTCAGTCTGGATTCCAAGGAGCCGAAGTTCGAGGGCTATCAGGAATTCCTGAAGGGCGAGGTGCGTTATCTGTCCCTTGCGCTCAAGAATCCGGAGCGTGCAGCTGCGCTGGATGCGAAGAACGAGGCAGAGGCAAAGGAGCGCTACGAGCATCTGAAGAAGCTGGTCGAGCTCTACAACAACTAA